The genomic interval GCTGGACGGAACGAAGAGGAAGTCTTCGCCGACCGAGTCCGATCCGGAGGTCGTCGTCGGGAATGCGAGCGTTAAGGTTTGCGGGGCGGATGCCGTTCCGGTCAGCACGTCGTACTGCGTCGGCACGTCCGTGTAGGTAACCGCAACCGCTTCGCCGCCTGTGCTGAACGCCTTCCTGTTCCGCATCTTCAGCTTGGCCAGCGGGCGCTTCAGCTCGGCCGATACGGCGTTGCCGCCGTTCCATTGCACGTCGGTCAGGACGCAGGCGAAGGCGTCGCGTTCGCTTGCGGCTGCGGGCGTGTATTTTTTCGCGGCGACCTGCCGCAGGTCACCGGTCTCGTAGGCTCCCGTGCCGTAATCGGCCCAGAAGAGGAAATCGTAGGAGCCGGGAACCAGCGCGATCTCGATAGCGGCTTCGGTGAGTGTTCCCGCCGCTGTCTTATGCAGCACGCAGCGGGGATTGGCGCCCCGTGTCCACGCCTCGAAGGTGTAGGTCAGCGCCTGTTCTGCGGCAGTCTCGCGGCGCGGCGCCGCCTTGGCTGCGGGTTCGTTCTCCAGCGCGCCCTCCGAGCGCAGGGAGATCGCACCGCCCACGGGCTCCGCCGGGGCGGGCGTGGGGCTCTCGTCCTTGCTGCATCCGGCAAGGACGGTCAGTGCGAGAAACAGTGTCAATATCTTTTTCATGCGAATAGCGTTTTAATCGGGGATCACGATATCTATTTCTCCGTCAAACCCGGGGTCGATGCCGATGCCGGGGGCGTAGTCGCGCGTGAGAAACTCGTCGCGTACGGTCGTCAGCTTGCCCCGTACGATCGGCACGTCGATGCCCTCGATACGGTTCAGCAGGTTGCCCTCGCTGTCGCGGATGGTAAGATCGACCTTCACGGCCGATTCGGAGCCATTGACGAAGATGTAGTCGCTGGCCAGGTGCGCCTCCTTGTCCGTCAGCGGCGTCATGTTGCATCCGAATGACATGCCCGTTCGGGCGTCGTTGGGTTTGTTCGTGTAGGCGTTGAAGCCCGACGGGAAGTACCCCGCATACTCCACCTGCACCCGGATTGTCGAAAGATCGGGATTCTTGACGAGCAGATTTTCGGCAATGGTGCCGGCTTTCGCCCGCCGTGCGGCCAACTCGTCGAGAAACTTGTCGATGTCGGTGGTGATGAATTCGATCTTGGCCATCGGACGCTGAAGCGTCACGGTCGCATCCACGGTCGCGTTCCACCGGTCGCGGTAATCCTTGAGGTCGATCTCCTGTTGTGCGATGTAGGCGTCCTTGTGGTCTTCGTTGCCGATGTAATCTCCGGCTTCGGGAACGCTGATCGACGAAAGGGAGTTTACATGGTAGTATTTGTCGGCCGTCGAGCCGTCGTCCACATAGTCCATCCACGCTACGACGTGATACCGGGCGGCATGCACCGCCAGCGAGGTGCGGATCGCATGATGTCCGTCCGCCGCCTGCTCGCAACTGAGCACCTGCTGCTCTACGGGTTCGCCGCCGATCTCGTCGCGGAACACCTCGACGATCCAGCGCACGTCGTGCGTGTCGGCTTCCGGCGCTTCGGAACGCCCCGTCGGCTCGTAGGGTTCTATTTTCGGGTCGATCGCCAGGGTCAGGTTCATATTGACCAGCGTGGGATCCACGCCTCCGTTTTCCGGAAATTCCAGTACGGTCTTGTCGCAGCCTGTCGATACGAGGACGAGCAAACAGGCGATATATGTTGTCGGTTTTTTCATCTTCCGCTCCTCCTTTATTTTCCGAATCGGTAAACCAGACCGATTCCCACTTTCGTCAGTCCCCAATAATTATAAGCTATTCCCGTCTCGAAGCGGGTGCCGTTCGGGATATTATAATAGGTATCGTATTTCGTGTGGACGTATCCCGCTCCGATGGTGAACTCTGCCGCCCAGTGGCGGGCGAAGGGCAGCACGTAGCCGTAGCTCAGACCTGCGCCGTAGAAACCGTCGGGCGACTGGTAGCGGTTCTTGTCGTCCACGGCGATATTGAAGGCTCCGATATTGAGGTGAGCTCCGAAGAAATGACCTTTCATCGGCTCTTTCAGCCAGTAACGGAATTCCGGCTGAACAGCCAGAAAACGCAGCCGGT from Alistipes dispar carries:
- a CDS encoding DUF6562 domain-containing protein; translated protein: MKKPTTYIACLLVLVSTGCDKTVLEFPENGGVDPTLVNMNLTLAIDPKIEPYEPTGRSEAPEADTHDVRWIVEVFRDEIGGEPVEQQVLSCEQAADGHHAIRTSLAVHAARYHVVAWMDYVDDGSTADKYYHVNSLSSISVPEAGDYIGNEDHKDAYIAQQEIDLKDYRDRWNATVDATVTLQRPMAKIEFITTDIDKFLDELAARRAKAGTIAENLLVKNPDLSTIRVQVEYAGYFPSGFNAYTNKPNDARTGMSFGCNMTPLTDKEAHLASDYIFVNGSESAVKVDLTIRDSEGNLLNRIEGIDVPIVRGKLTTVRDEFLTRDYAPGIGIDPGFDGEIDIVIPD
- a CDS encoding membrane lipoprotein lipid attachment site-containing protein, coding for MKKILTLFLALTVLAGCSKDESPTPAPAEPVGGAISLRSEGALENEPAAKAAPRRETAAEQALTYTFEAWTRGANPRCVLHKTAAGTLTEAAIEIALVPGSYDFLFWADYGTGAYETGDLRQVAAKKYTPAAASERDAFACVLTDVQWNGGNAVSAELKRPLAKLKMRNRKAFSTGGEAVAVTYTDVPTQYDVLTGTASAPQTLTLAFPTTTSGSDSVGEDFLFVPSSAEHTVGLSVTVGSTTRTLDVLPLRPNCTSRVTATFE